AGTGACCAGTCCGGCACGTTTTGTTCCAAGATGAGAGTTGTAATCGGTTCCGTAAAACAAATCGTTTACGCAATCCTTGGTTGATATGGTTCCAAAAAAGCCACCCATATTGTTATCGCTGTTTTTGTGAAAAATGAGGTTGCAAAGGTACAAAAAATTCTGAATTGTAAAAAGTGAAGAGAAAGTTTTTGCTTTACCCCTCACTTTTTTTAATAATCGTCAACGCTATTTTTAATAATTACAATTGATTCTATTTGCTTACACGAAGGTCTCGATGAACTTCACAGTTCCTTCTACCTTCAGTTCCTTGGCGGTGGCAGGAATCAACACGGTCTCGCCGGCATTGAGCGAAGTGGTCTGTCCGTTGCAGGTCAGGGTGCCGCTGCCTTTCAGGCCGATAAGGATGACGAATGAATCCAGGTCGGCATAGTCGAGGGTCATCGGCTCGTCTAAATCATAGACGGCGGTAGTGAAGTAAGGGCAGGTGACCACCTGCTGGGGCTCGTTCTTCTGCAGATTGTACTCTGTGCGGTAGTTCTCGAGTACGGTATAGTCGATACTCTCGGCAGCCAGTTCGGTGTGCAGCTCACGATAGTTACCATTCTTGTCACGGCGCTTGAAGTCGTAGATACGATAGGTGACGTCGCTGGTTTGCTGAATCTCGGCCACAAAACAACCTGCGCCAATGGCATGAATACGTCCGGCTGGAATAAAGAACACATCGCCTTCCTTCACCTCATAGCGAGAGAGGGCTTCGGTGATGGTATCGTTCTCCACCATCTGCTTATATTCCTCGGGAGTAATTTTCTGCTTTAAACCGTTATAGAGCTGGGCGCCCTTGTCTGATTCCAAGGCGAACCACATTTCGGTCTTTCCACGCTCCTTACCCTGACGATGAGCAATCTCATCGGTAGGATGCACTTGAATAGAGAGGTCCTGACGGGCATCGATAAACTTGATGAGCAGTGGAAATTCGGTTCCGAAACGTTCAAAATTTGCTTTTCCAACAAGCTGGGCACCATACTCAGCCACCAGGTCATTGAGCTTACGGCCTTTCAGTGAGCCTTCACTCACTACGGTCTCATTGCCGGGAACGCCAGATATTTCCCAGCTCTCGCCAACCTGTTCCATCTGCACATTCAAATGCTTGAAAGCAATAATCTTGTCACCACCCCATATCGTCTGTTTCAGAAGGGGTTCAAACTTTAACAATTCCATTCTTACTACTATTTAATATGAATATATCATTAGTTCTCTTTCCAGAAACTGCGGGTGAAAAGCACCAGTACCGCCAGTATTTCAAGACGGCCTACCAGCATCAGCAGTGCGCACGCCCATTTCATTGCATCGGTC
The sequence above is a segment of the Prevotella sp. E9-3 genome. Coding sequences within it:
- a CDS encoding type I phosphomannose isomerase catalytic subunit, coding for MELLKFEPLLKQTIWGGDKIIAFKHLNVQMEQVGESWEISGVPGNETVVSEGSLKGRKLNDLVAEYGAQLVGKANFERFGTEFPLLIKFIDARQDLSIQVHPTDEIAHRQGKERGKTEMWFALESDKGAQLYNGLKQKITPEEYKQMVENDTITEALSRYEVKEGDVFFIPAGRIHAIGAGCFVAEIQQTSDVTYRIYDFKRRDKNGNYRELHTELAAESIDYTVLENYRTEYNLQKNEPQQVVTCPYFTTAVYDLDEPMTLDYADLDSFVILIGLKGSGTLTCNGQTTSLNAGETVLIPATAKELKVEGTVKFIETFV